A single window of Labeo rohita strain BAU-BD-2019 chromosome 4, IGBB_LRoh.1.0, whole genome shotgun sequence DNA harbors:
- the LOC127164213 gene encoding gastrula zinc finger protein XlCGF8.2DB, which translates to MAFIKEESEDIKIEETFRVKHEDTEEQIDLMVLKEERQKLNEMKKKDKFKKQNDCVTGEKSFSCSKTGKMSSSKKAQKRGNSGYFTCQQCEKCFSHKEGIKRHMRVHTGEKPYACQQCGKHFSQKVTLKSHMRVHTGEQPYTCQQCGKSFSQLGNLGVHMSVHSGEKPYKCQQCGRSFNRKGNLYCHMTIHTGESLFTCQQCGISFTQKGSFNRHMKIHNGEQPYMCDQCGKSFDQRENLTVHMKTHREKPYMCPQCKKSFRQKRHFEDHMRIHSGEQPFTCPQCGQSFNYKRHFEDHIRIHTGEKPFTCQECGRSFNRKGSLNRHMRTHTGEKPFICGHCGKSFRYRAALKYHMSFHM; encoded by the exons ATGGcatttattaaagaggagagtgaagatATTAAGATTGAAGAAACATTCAGagtcaaacatgaagatactgaggaacaaatag ACCTGATGGTGCTGAAAGAGGAGCGTCaaaaactgaatgaaatgaaaaagaaagacaaattcAAGAAACAAAACGATTGTGTAACTGGAGAAAAATCTTTTAGTTGCTCAAAGACTGGAAAAATGTCCTCAAGTAAAAAGGCTCAAAAGAGAGGAAATAGTGGTTAtttcacctgccaacagtgtgagAAGtgcttcagtcacaaagaaggTATTAAAAgacacatgagagttcacacagGAGAGAAACCTTAtgcctgccaacagtgtggaaagcatttcagtcaaaaagTAACTCTTAAAAGCCACATGAGAGTTCATACTGGAGAGCAGCCTTACAcatgccaacagtgtggaaagagcttcAGTCAACTTGGAAACCTTGGAGTACACATGAGTGTTCACAgtggagagaagccttacaaATGCCAACAGTGTGGGAGAAGTTTCAACCGAAAAGGAAACCTTTATTGCCATATGacaattcacactggagagagccttttcacctgccaacagtgtggaataAGTTTCACTCAAAAAGGAAGCTTTAACAGACACATGAAAATTCACAATGGAGAGCAGCCTTATATGTGcgatcagtgtggaaagagttttgaTCAACGTGAAAACCTTACAGTCCATATGAAAACTCATAGAGAGAAACCCTACATGTgccctcagtgtaaaaagagtTTCCGTCAAAAACGACACTTTGAAgaccacatgagaattcactcTGGAGAACAACCCTTCACATGCCCTCAGTGTGGACAAAGTTTCAATTATAAACGACACTTTGAAGACCACATaaggattcacactggagagaagcctttcacATGTCAAGAATGTGGAAGAAGCTTCAACCGAAAAGGAAGCCTTAACAGGCACATGAGaactcacactggagaaaagccgTTTATATGTGGTCACTGTGGAAAGAGCTTCAGATATAGAGCAGCCCTTAAATACCACATGAGTTTTCACATGTGA
- the LOC127164174 gene encoding CD209 antigen gives MEEQNVEQNTSSRSCAREPKTEARAPNHRVVLSTACFAFICIFLLAAIVVLHFKLMADKDIKVSHMLQSNSKCQTEKDQLQKNFNSLSENNQELRRENQERKVNDPTFEKSQLQRNLDSFKQENQRLEKRVNDLASEKSQLQRNFDFLNQTNIELEKTVNNLTSEKSHLQKGFDSLSQECQESQKRVNNLTSEKSQLQRSVESFEQKNQKLEKRVNQLSSEKSQLQGSFDSLNQTKLELENTVSNLTSEKSQLQRNFDFLNQTNIELEKTVNNLTSEKSQLQKGFDSLSQEYQESQKRVNNLTSEKSQLQRSVESFKQKNQKLEKRVNQFSSEKSQLQRNFDSLNQTKLELENIVNNFTSEKSQLQRNFDFLNQTKMELEKAVNNLTSEKSQLQRSVESFEQTNQKLEKRVNQLSSEKSQLQGSVESLSRENLELKTELKKLFETDLFLSSEAMSWSDSRQYCRDRGADLLIIKSSDKQKFISSFVKEAVWIGLSDIENEGTMKWVDNSPLTQGFWYGSEPNNAGGDEDCVELIPSFAVLANWNDAPCTNKKRGICEK, from the exons ATGGAAGAACAAAATGTTGAACAAAACACCAGTAGCAGGTCATGTGCGAGGGAACCGAAAACCGAAGCAAGAGCCCCAAACCACA GAGTTGTTTTGAGTACAGCATGCTTTGCCTTCATATGTATTTTCCTTTTGGCTGCCATTGTGGTACTGCATTTCAAGCTCATGGCAGATAAAGATATCAAAGTTTCACACATGTTACAATCCAATTCAAAATGTCAAACTGAGAAAGACCAGCTACAGAAGAACTTCAACTCTTTGAGTGAGAATAATCAAGAGTTGAGAAGAGAGAATCAAGAGAGAAAAGTCAATGATCCCACTTTTGAAAAAAGCCAGTTACAGAGAAATCTTGACTCTTTCAAACAAGAGAATCAGAGGTTGGAGAAAAGAGTCAATGATCTCGCTTCTGAAAAAAGCCAGTTGCAgagaaattttgactttttgaatcAGACAAACATTGAGCTAGAAAAGACAGTCAATAATCTCACTTCTGAAAAAAGCCACTTACAGAAAGGGTTTGACTCTTTGAGTCAGGAGTGTCAGGAGTCACAGAAAAGAGTCAATAATCTCACTTCTGAAAAAAGCCAGTTACAGAGAAGTGTTGAATCGTTCGAACAAAAGAATCAGAAGTTGGAGAAAAGAGTCAATCAGCTGTCTTCTGAAAAAAGCCAGTTACAGGGAAGTTTCGATTCTTTGAATCAGACGAAACTGGAGCTGGAAAACACAGTCAGTAATCTCACTTCTGAAAAAAGCCAGTTGCAgagaaattttgactttttgaatcAGACGAACATTGAGCTAGAAAAGACAGTCAATAATCTCACTTCTGAAAAAAGCCAGTTACAGAAAGGGTTTGACTCTTTGAGTCAGGAGTATCAGGAGTCACAGAAAAGAGTCAATAATCTCACTTCTGAAAAAAGCCAGTTACAGAGAAGTGTTGAATCGTTCAAACAAAAGAATCAGAAGTTGGAGAAAAGAGTCAATCAGTTCTCTTCTGAAAAAAGCCAGTTACAAAGAAATTTCGACTCTTTGAATCAGACGAAACTGGAGCTGGAAAATATAGTCAATAATTTCACTTCTGAAAAAAGCCAGTTACAaagaaattttgactttttgaatcAGACGAAAATGGAGCTAGAAAAGGCAGTCAATAATCTCACATCTGAAAAAAGCCAGTTACAGAGAAGTGTTGAATCATTCGAACAAACGAATCAGAAGTTGGAGAAAAGAGTCAATCAGCTCTCTTCTGAAAAAAGCCAGTTACAGGGAAGTGTTGAATCTTTAAGTCGAGAGAATCTGGAGTTAAAGAcagaactgaaaaagttatttgAGACAG ATTTGTTCTTGTCCAGTGAAGCAATGAGCTGGTCTGACAGCAGGCAGTACTGCAGGGATCGTGGTGCTGATCTGCTCATTATCAAAAGTAGTGACAAGCAG AAATTCATTTCTTCATTTGTCAAGGAGGCTGTGTGGATTGGTTTATCTGACATAGAAAATGAGGGAACAATGAAATGGGTGGATAATTCACCACTGACACAAGG GTTTTGGTATGGGAGCGAGCCAAATAATGCGGGTGGAGATGAGGACTGTGTTGAACTGATACCTTCATTTGCTGTCCTGGCAAACTGGAATGATGCCCCGTGCACAAATAAGAAAAGAGGGATTTGTGAGAAGTAG